The genomic DNA AGTCCAATAAAAACCTATGGCATTAAAAAGGAGctcttggtttgtttttttctctttacaaatgtGACATTGGGAGCAAATTAAGGCCGGATATGACaagtctaaaaatatatataatacgaAAAATAACACATCTAGGTGGGAATGCTATTAAGGGCACATACGAGTGAAATTCTGAGCTCATTCTTCATTCAACACTCAGATCAGGAGGGGGACTGTCAGGATTTGATGGTGTGATGACCCTGACCGTGCAGCATCAGGCATGTTAGGCACGCATTAGAGCACAGACCAGAGCCTGCacagaaggaaaaaacatttccttttAGCCATATAGTGGTGCACTTCATGTAGTAGCAGGTACACAAGCACTTGAGCTTTAGAATAAAGATATGCATACTCAATTACTGTAGCTAACAAGAGAAGATGGTGAGCAGCAATGGACATGAAGTAGTTTAGATGTGAGAAGATTAGATCTGGGATAAGGAGGTGCAGTGTTGTTATATTTCATGTGTATCatacaaatatacatacaataaGGATCCAGTGAGAAATAAAGCTAAAATGAGTGAAAAGGAGTTGTAGCATAACCTTTATTATAGTTTCATTgttagaaaatgtaatttttcaggAGATCAAGCTGATTAAAGTCAGAGACATATTCTGGCCAAGATGGCTGAATAACAATTAGATAAGAAAAACTCTCATGGCAATTAAATGAGGATTCTGCTGTAAAACTGCATTAGGTTTAAGTATACATCTCAGCATAACTTTAAAAGGTCAATGACAATTATTTATACATTAGTCACAAACCCAAGAGAGCTGTACAAGGCTTGATGGACAAAAAGGTTTAATATGAAAACCTTTATAATGTACCTTAACCCAGATCATTATTTTGCCATCTATACTATTTAGGAAGTAAAATTGTGTTCTCAGCTGGCTGAGTTAGAAATAACATTGAGTCAGATCAGTGATTCCCCCAGTGACGCAGCAGAggattaaaattaaacaaaaaattatttcCATCTGCTCAGCAATCCTCCGTTCCACTCGGGGACCACATGACATCAGATGTAACTCCTTAGAGGAGTCTCACAGTACAGGCACTCTATTTCAGATTGGTGCAGCAATCAACAACACACTGCCAAAATGTCAATTATGAAGATTATTATGCATGGGACTGTTTGGAAATCACTAATCTCAGATTAACCATACTGTTCTTTAAATATGTTCTTCTACTGTTGTATTCTGTATTCCACACAAGAAACTTGCCatcttaaattaataaattaaaaggttttattttgtatgagCTATACTGTATGGCATATacagtgttcttttttttaatttaaggagagaaaaggaaacaGGTTTTTAAGAAtcaacataaaactttattttaaactaACAAGCTTTCAAATATAAACATGACACATAACAAATGTATTCTGTACAAGTCCTCCATCTACCAATGTCCACAGGAATTTGAACAACAAAGTGAATATCTTTCAACCCCATTCAGAGTCCACTTTGACTTTCCATCcacctggaggaggagggagaagagaggGTGGAAGGTTTGGGATGGAGAGGAGCTGTTGAACTATGtgactttcttcttcttgacCCTCTTCGCAGTCTTCCTTAATTTCAGAACCTCTGCAGAGATAAATAATGGAACAGTTGAATTCTAAATCAACAGGAATAACCATTAGCAAATCTAACCATGTATGAATaagtgttaaaacaaaaatgaaagtgCATACCCTTTGTTACCGAGGGCAGTTTGCTTCTTTTCCCTTCTGGAGAGCCAGTCTTCTATACTCCGCCCAGGCATCAATCTGTCTGCAGAGCCCTCTCTGTGACGTCTTTCATCTGAAACAAAGCGAATATATTTTAGGGAACgctttttgctttatttttttgtttgttttagaccCGCCTTCAGCAGCATTACATTTGAGATATTAACAAGATGTGTGACATCTGTGAGTGCAATGTTAAAAGAGTAATTTGTATAatactatttttatttgcaaatgCTATGTGCATTAAATATTTTGCGTATTACTTTGGGGGACTGTGACTGTGTATTAATTTCAGTTCTTTATATCATGGTAAACATCACTACACATCTTACCTTCCGCCTGTCTTTCTAAATTAAACAGATCCTCTTCAGACATGTGAGAAAACCTGCAGTTAGGACCAAAATCACAAAAtcctaaaagaaaaaggaaaaaacagaacagcaatgaaaaaaatgaatactcCAGggtatttaatataatttcctCTATTCATTGGATAAATGTATAGTTACACTGTTACCTTTTTGGAGAAACTTCCTGCAGggtttctttgtttgttcatCACTCAGTATAGCTGAAGtgtctgtgaaaacaaaattgaCAATGTTGTCCATGGTTGTTTATATAATCATCCATCATAAAGAAAACAGATGGGCAGTCAAGGCAGCATAATGCAATGTAAGCATGCTTAATTCTCTAATCAACATCTCATAAATAGGTTTAAGACTAGGGCTTAGAGTAAATTGTAATGTATAGCATCACTGTCTAactcaaaacaaacattttactaAAACATCatatgtcataaaaatgtagCATGAAATTAGATTTGTATTGCAACCACATCTCAGAGGTCGAAGGACCAACTGCAAGTCTCACCTCTAAAATAGTCATACCAGGCCTTTTTAGCCCTGTGGTGCTGAACACCATTCAGATGTTTTTTCCTGTTATGCATGTTGTCCTGAAAGGACCGGTCACAGTAGTCACAGTAGTATCTCTTCCCCATGGTTCAGGTTATGGGCTCGAACAAGCAAGATGTCACCTTTTAAATTGCTGAAAGACAgtaaacagaaatgaaacacatttacataactGCTGTCAACACGTGGTGAATGAATAGCTGTGCTGACTGAAATGGTTTCTGTATGACTGTTGTTTAGGTGTAATTATGCACAAAATTCATTAACACCAGGCAAAGTCTCTACtaaaaaagtctgtttacacaAACAGACTATATGTGTacaattttaaattatgttgttGATTGTTTTCCTGATTAATGGATTAATTGTTTAGTCcgttaaaaaaaagtagtaaaaaatgCAGACCATACTTCCTAAAGCCAACATTTTCAAATAGTTTCTTGTTTTATCTGTCCAGCAGTCCAAAGCCCAAATTTCACTTCTAGAGACAGAAGCTTTATATAAAAATTATTTAgaattaattttctgtcaattcaataatcgattaattgattgtttttgGGACTATGATGGTATATAAGTATATAATTTATGCCCAATTATGATTAGTATTTTGCACTATTTTGTCATTGAAGACTTTCACATTCATGCcagttttgtttacatttatataaagtAATCCTGGCCTCGTCTGTCTGTTTACTCTTTCATCATATACTTATGTATTCCTGTATAGATTTGGTTTCAAACTAAAAATGATTACATGGGAGGCAAAACTGGAAACCAGACAAACCAACAAGATCACCAGCAATATCATAAACAAGGACAAGGAACTTGTGGCCTTCTTTTGCTGCCATCTACTGGTTCAGTTATggaggtgcttttattttgaatatgcaTGGCATGATTTGGCATGATTTCCTGTTTTACTGGTACAATCTAACAAAATCTGAAGGTTGAAACTGTTTTAAATCTTCTGAGCACAGACAGAAGTATTTTATTCGTGCAAATACTTACCCAAATAACCCGAAAAGCAAACATTACTGTCTGTAGCTAGCACTGCTAAATCTTGATAGTTAGCTTACATGCTTAATAACGTTAAATCAATCCTTGGTTGCTTTGAATCCCTGTGTATATTGGATTTAAACAGCAAAGCGAGCGTACCATTAGTGAAACAGTGGCGTCCTCCTCTCTGATCTTTTGGTGAAAGAAGAAGCTTGTAACGTTAACTAAAttgggaagaaaaagaaaaatcttcaaTGTGCAAACAGCTGCTCAGAGCGGAAACGTGTCGCCTGAGCTTCCGGTCCTGCGCACTTGGTCAAACCACCAACATGGCGCTGGCTAACACCGTCTACAATCTGCTCTTCAGGAGGACGTCAACTTTCGCTATAACCATCATGGTTGGAGCGGTCTTCTTTGAAAGAATATTTGACCAAGGCGGCAACGCGATTTTTGAGGAAATGAACCGCGGGGTAAGGGTGTCTCTTTTGTATTTAATGGTTATTTTATCCTGACCTTGTAAGCAGAGGGCGAAGCGGCGCTAGCTTAGCTAAGCTAGCCTGCCTGCTAAGACGAGCAATACATGTCAGTTTATCAGCTGATACAGCCTCTGTTCACATGAAATGCGTAACATTaccaaatgtgttattttatctAGAAACTATGGAAACATATCCAACACAAGTACgaggaaaaggaagaagaatAAGACACCGCGGGGTTACCTAAGGACAAAGTGCAACTGTTGTCACACTTCCATCACCCATTCTTCCTGGACTCCACACCTGAAACAGACATCACTCAACATGGACAATGTGCTCAAAGGTCATGCCCAGGCTGGCAGCGGCTACCAGAGGACCTGTGGGAGCTGATGAACTGTCCACACCACCGTGAAGATGGAGCACTGGTTCCTGGCACCTCGTCCTACCCTTCCTGTTATTGTTTGTAAAGCCTTCGTTCTCCTCACAGATTGTAAATGGTTAAATTAAACATGTTAATGTCGTACACATCTTTCAACGTTTTCATTTATCAAATTAATTCCACTGTGAATTAATATATTAACTTTTATTGACTTCACTCAAAAGTGTGACAACAGCTTCATATACAAAttaaatgagcatttattacTTGTAAATCTGATTGTTTCATTCGTGAACTGTATTCTCTTACATTTCAAATTGTTGTAATATGGCTTTTCAACCACAAATCCATGCTTAATTTGTCACCTTTGTGAGCAGAGTAGTAGTTCTTCCTGAGAAAATGAACAAGTAACACTTGATGGGGGATATATATTCAGttgtattgcattaaaaaaaaaaataggctgTACATACATGTTGCTGTAAAATCCCCtgaataaaaaggcaaattattTAAGGACAGTAGTTGGTAAAAATAGAGTAAATGTAACAAGCCACAGAGTCTCCAGAATAGTCCTGTGACCACAGTGCCGCATAACCAAGTCAGGGAAAATAAACCAAAGATATGTGTAATAGAATAAAAGTAATACAGGAATGTACAAAAAGCATATTTACAATGGAGCAAAGACTTCCTTGAGTATATGTTATCAATATGCAAGTCAAAGCGAATGTTAATCCTCATTCACACAAGGACTCCAGATTGTTTATTAGCTTGAAGTACATACATAATCCATTATTGTTTAGACTGAGAGTGACTTATATTTTCACTGTGCAGGGAGACCATCTTAACTCTAAATGGAATCTGAAGACGAAGCATGTACCACAAATAtgatgaaaatattaaatagttaaactTAGCCTTGGATTTGACATAATATTGCAAATAATGCAGCTCAAATCAACCTCTATGTATAACCTAGTGCTAAAGATCCAAGGCTCTcagcataaaaagtaaaaagtaaaacaatttaTAAAAAGTAGCTGCCACCTGTCACCCTATGTATTGGTAAAACAATTTCTTATGTCTAAATTTTTTCaaatatacagaaaatgttttgcttttcaTGTCATGTTAAACCGTCATCACTGTCATTGATGAAGACACCTTATGTAAACACATTAAAAGGCCACTACTGATCAAATTCACTGCATACAACTGCACTCAGGCCTCTAGGGGGCACACTGGCATTGTCTGTCCAATTATAAGAACTGCTTTCTCAATAGTGGTAGATTTCACACTGGTTCAATTCCTGTTGGCTCATATAAAATCTGAACCAGGATGGTGAACATTTGTGCTCGCAGTGGACGATCAGGCAAATACGTTTTGTACAATATTGCTGCAACAGTGATGATGGTAATCTTACCAGAGAGGCGAGTATCAACTGCAGATCTTTACTAACAACAACAGCATAGAAGATTCTTCTGGTTCACGCCCAAGTTGTAAACACAGTTTAAGCATTTTCATGGAGCGCATAAAGTTGAAAGATACAACAAACTTTGAGAAGCCAACAGATAATTAGTGGAGGTATCTGAGAACATTGTGAACCATCTGTTGGCCTATTTAAGAGGTAAAAATTCCTGAGTGTAATGCATTTGATGCAGCCAAAGGGGAATTCAGCTGAATTAACATAATGGATACAATATTCAGAAGAAAACTGAAAGGTTTGCATAAACAATTTGTTTCAATAAGATATCATCTACACGTGTTGCAAGATAAAGTATTATATTTCAGTTGTAAATATGTTAAGTCAAATGCTGAAAACAGCATCTTTAAACCAACCCCATAGTCTAGTAAGCCACAGGCTCACACCCAGTTCTGACAAGTATTGTATTTCAGGTGTGAGCATTTTTTCACAGATCGTCCTGAATTTCAGATCaacatttttcttcatgttGTACCCAAGAATGGAAGACTCTCCAACAGGCTGCCAGGGCAGGAATCGTCTGTCCTGAATCATTTGGGCTTCAACTGCACCTCCATCCTGGACACAGATGGCCTTCATCTCAGCATTTCTTCTCCTCAGCTCATTTACCTCTTGTTTCATTCTTTCCCTCCCATACGCCTCTACTCTGGCCCAGAAGGTAGCATTAAAGTGCTGATAGAGTCTCCAGTCAGCCCCGTTCCACTGTAAAGCTTTGTCTCTCAGCTCAGGGGTCAGACGAGACACTGATGAACTCCTGCGAGCATTGAGTTTAAAATACAGGATGTCCTCCATGGTCCAACACAGTGTGTCTTTAAGCAGGATAAGAGACTCCTCGAAATACTCTGCTATCAGAACCAGATCAAAATGTTTCGATAAGTTATGAATACCCCTCAATACACGGGGATCATCGGCCTCCAGGTTGTTGTCAAAACCAAAGTcaaaaaacagcagattttTAAGGTAGAATGAGTTGAAAGCCTCCTGGCTGTAGAAGCTCAGAGGATCATTTAGAAACTCTTCCAGTTTGTTCTCTCCATTGATCCTCCACGTGAGAGGAACTGCTCTGTGATAATAATGGAAAGACGACTCAAAGAGATCCACTGGGTCACGTAAGATGGTGATGTAGGCTGCATCTGGAGGCAGGAGCTTGGCTACTTCTTCATGGTCGAAGCGCATGTGGTTACAAACTATGTT from Centropristis striata isolate RG_2023a ecotype Rhode Island chromosome 19, C.striata_1.0, whole genome shotgun sequence includes the following:
- the LOC131991969 gene encoding cytochrome b-c1 complex subunit 9; its protein translation is MALANTVYNLLFRRTSTFAITIMVGAVFFERIFDQGGNAIFEEMNRGKLWKHIQHKYEEKEEE
- the zmat5 gene encoding zinc finger matrin-type protein 5; the encoded protein is MGKRYYCDYCDRSFQDNMHNRKKHLNGVQHHRAKKAWYDYFRDTSAILSDEQTKKPCRKFLQKGFCDFGPNCRFSHMSEEDLFNLERQAEDERRHREGSADRLMPGRSIEDWLSRREKKQTALGNKGGSEIKEDCEEGQEEESHIVQQLLSIPNLPPSLLPPPPGGWKVKVDSEWG
- the gal3st1b gene encoding galactosylceramide sulfotransferase, which translates into the protein MRYDFRECAPVLVSMMSGIKRNKCTLSTRRLIPWFLLTNIILLLYCFTNPIQVNNRGSQQDTCPNNMRKSPKKNVSMLSKSTKSDKCSPTVDIMFMKTHKTASSTILNILFRFGEKHKLKFAFPDGRNDFFYPSPFLCSQVKDYRPGDCFNIVCNHMRFDHEEVAKLLPPDAAYITILRDPVDLFESSFHYYHRAVPLTWRINGENKLEEFLNDPLSFYSQEAFNSFYLKNLLFFDFGFDNNLEADDPRVLRGIHNLSKHFDLVLIAEYFEESLILLKDTLCWTMEDILYFKLNARRSSSVSRLTPELRDKALQWNGADWRLYQHFNATFWARVEAYGRERMKQEVNELRRRNAEMKAICVQDGGAVEAQMIQDRRFLPWQPVGESSILGYNMKKNVDLKFRTICEKMLTPEIQYLSELGVSLWLTRLWGWFKDAVFSI